One region of Rhodophyticola sp. CCM32 genomic DNA includes:
- a CDS encoding 3-hydroxyacyl-CoA dehydrogenase NAD-binding domain-containing protein, protein MTDFTMETGADGVAVITWDVKGKSMNVLSREALGTVEVLIDQALGDDAVKGVVITSGKETFAGGMDLNVLASIRQEAGDDPARGLFDFTMNGHRVMRKMERAGMDPKTNKGGKPVACAITGTCAGIGTEIALATHRRFMAENPKAKIGLPEILVGIFPGGGGTTRYSRMVGAMAASPVLLEGRMLDPGKAKSAGLIDEVVPADQLLEKAKDWVLSAGDADIVKPWDQKGWKMPGGAPYHPAGFMTFVGASAMINGKTKGVYPAAKALLSAVYEGALMPFDTALTIEARWFTSVLMNPSSSAMIRSLFLNKEALEKGANRPAVADQTVKRVGILGAGMMGAGIAYVSANAGIEVVLIDNAQEAAEKGKSYAEGILDKGMARKKVTQDKKDQVLGRITPTTDYAQLDGCDLIVEAVFEDIGVKAEVTQKTEAVIPGTAIFATNTSTLPITELAKASARPEQFIGIHFFSPVDKMMLVEIIKGEKTGEVAVAKALDFVRQIRKTPIVVNDARFFYANRCIIPYINEGIRMVKEGIAPALIENAAKLVGMPLGPLQLTDETSIDLGVKIARATKAAMGDAYDDSSDEVIFWMEAEGRLGRKSNAGFYAYDEKGKRLDIWEGLSAKFPIADTQPDLIEVQHRLLFTQVLEAVRALEEGVLEDIREGDVGAILGWGFAPWSGGPFSWLDILGTPYAADRCDQLAETYGDRFATPGLLREMAGKGQSFYDRFGPDAQKAA, encoded by the coding sequence ATGACAGATTTCACCATGGAAACCGGCGCCGATGGCGTCGCTGTAATCACCTGGGACGTGAAGGGAAAATCCATGAACGTCCTCAGCCGCGAAGCGCTGGGCACGGTCGAGGTTCTGATCGACCAGGCGTTGGGCGATGATGCGGTGAAAGGCGTGGTCATTACTTCGGGCAAAGAGACATTCGCCGGGGGCATGGATTTGAATGTGCTGGCCTCGATCCGGCAGGAAGCAGGCGATGATCCGGCCAGGGGCCTGTTTGATTTCACCATGAATGGCCATCGGGTCATGCGGAAAATGGAACGCGCCGGGATGGACCCGAAGACCAACAAGGGCGGCAAACCCGTGGCCTGCGCCATCACCGGCACCTGCGCCGGGATCGGCACCGAGATTGCCCTGGCCACCCATCGCCGTTTCATGGCCGAAAATCCCAAGGCAAAGATCGGCCTGCCCGAAATTCTGGTGGGCATCTTCCCGGGCGGCGGCGGCACCACACGCTATTCGCGGATGGTGGGTGCGATGGCCGCCAGCCCGGTCTTGCTGGAAGGCCGGATGCTGGACCCCGGCAAAGCCAAATCCGCCGGTCTGATTGACGAAGTCGTGCCCGCAGATCAGTTGCTTGAAAAGGCGAAAGACTGGGTGTTGTCCGCCGGTGACGCGGATATCGTCAAACCCTGGGATCAGAAAGGCTGGAAAATGCCCGGCGGCGCGCCGTATCACCCTGCGGGTTTCATGACCTTCGTGGGCGCCAGCGCCATGATCAACGGCAAGACAAAAGGCGTCTACCCGGCAGCCAAAGCCTTGCTTTCGGCGGTTTATGAAGGCGCGTTGATGCCGTTTGACACCGCGCTGACCATCGAGGCGCGCTGGTTCACATCGGTTCTGATGAACCCCTCCTCCTCGGCCATGATCCGGTCGCTGTTCCTCAACAAGGAAGCGCTGGAGAAAGGTGCCAACCGGCCCGCCGTGGCGGATCAGACGGTCAAACGTGTCGGCATCCTCGGGGCCGGGATGATGGGCGCGGGCATCGCCTATGTCTCGGCCAATGCCGGGATCGAGGTTGTGCTGATCGACAATGCGCAGGAGGCCGCCGAGAAGGGCAAATCCTATGCCGAGGGCATCCTTGACAAGGGCATGGCCCGCAAGAAGGTCACCCAGGACAAGAAAGATCAGGTCCTGGGGCGGATCACACCAACCACGGATTACGCGCAGCTTGACGGCTGCGATCTGATTGTCGAGGCGGTGTTCGAAGATATCGGTGTGAAGGCCGAGGTGACGCAGAAAACCGAGGCCGTCATCCCCGGGACCGCGATTTTCGCCACCAATACCTCGACCCTGCCGATCACCGAACTGGCCAAGGCCAGCGCCCGGCCCGAGCAGTTTATCGGCATCCATTTCTTCAGCCCGGTGGACAAGATGATGCTGGTCGAGATCATCAAGGGCGAAAAGACAGGTGAGGTTGCGGTTGCCAAAGCGCTCGATTTCGTGCGCCAGATCCGCAAGACCCCGATCGTGGTCAATGATGCGCGCTTCTTCTATGCCAACCGCTGCATCATCCCCTATATCAACGAAGGCATCCGCATGGTGAAAGAGGGCATCGCGCCGGCGCTGATCGAGAATGCGGCGAAGCTGGTCGGCATGCCGCTTGGCCCCCTGCAACTGACCGATGAAACCTCGATTGATCTGGGTGTGAAGATTGCCAGGGCCACCAAGGCCGCCATGGGCGACGCCTATGATGACAGTTCGGACGAGGTGATTTTCTGGATGGAGGCTGAAGGCCGCCTGGGCCGCAAATCAAACGCGGGTTTCTATGCCTATGATGAGAAAGGCAAACGTCTGGACATCTGGGAGGGTCTGAGCGCGAAATTCCCCATTGCCGATACGCAGCCCGACCTGATCGAGGTTCAGCACCGATTGCTTTTCACCCAGGTGCTGGAAGCCGTTCGCGCGCTGGAGGAGGGTGTGCTGGAAGATATCCGCGAGGGCGATGTCGGCGCGATTCTGGGATGGGGGTTTGCGCCCTGGTCCGGCGGGCCGTTCAGCTGGCTGGATATCCTGGGCACGCCCTATGCCGCCGACCGCTGCGATCAGTTGGCCGAAACCTATGGCGACCGTTTTGCAACGCCCGGGCTTCTGCGTGAGATGGCCGGGAAAGGGCAGAGCTTCTATGACCGGTTTGGACCGGACGCACAGAAAGCCGCGTAA
- a CDS encoding AMP-binding protein gives MGWMKDETGLEKRPANHVPLTPLSHLARAATVFPTREALVYGTIRTSYADYHGRVSRLASALAKRDVAPGDVVATLLPNIPAHVEAHFGVPAAGAVLNAINIRLDPGTISYILDHGEARVVLADTQFLTVLEAAIGAMEGEPPLIVEVPDEQAGYPASGRHLTYDALLAEGDADAPWVMPRDEWESIALNYTSGTTGRPKGVVYHHRGAYLITLGTPISWRMTLYPRYLTIVPLFHCNNWCHVWAMPALGGTTICCREITARTIYDAIADEGVTHFGGAPIVLNMIVNADDAERRDFSHMVEVFTAGAPPPAATLAAIETMGFHVTQVYGLTEVYGPATECTWQDGLWDDLPPDDRAAIKARQGVAFPNMDHVTVMDTDSMTQTPMDGTALGEIVMRGNAVMKGYYKNPRATAEAFRGGYFHTGDIAIQHPDSYVQIADRAKDIIISGGENVSSVEVEGALMHHPAVSLCAVVAKADEKWGEVPYAFVELKDGAKATEAELIAFLRQRLAGFKTPKHVAFIDLPKTSTGKIQKFELRQKAKTL, from the coding sequence ATGGGCTGGATGAAAGACGAAACGGGCCTTGAAAAACGCCCTGCAAACCATGTGCCGCTGACCCCGCTATCCCATCTTGCGCGCGCTGCCACGGTCTTTCCCACCCGTGAAGCGCTGGTTTATGGCACGATCCGCACCAGTTATGCGGACTATCATGGCCGGGTGTCCCGCCTTGCCTCGGCGCTTGCCAAACGTGATGTCGCACCGGGCGATGTGGTGGCCACCCTGCTGCCCAATATCCCCGCCCATGTGGAGGCGCATTTCGGCGTTCCAGCGGCAGGCGCGGTTCTGAACGCGATCAACATCCGCCTCGACCCGGGCACGATCAGCTATATCCTCGACCATGGGGAGGCCAGGGTGGTGCTGGCCGATACCCAGTTCCTGACCGTACTGGAGGCCGCCATCGGCGCGATGGAGGGGGAGCCGCCGCTGATTGTCGAAGTGCCCGATGAACAGGCCGGGTATCCCGCCTCGGGCCGCCATCTGACCTATGACGCGCTCTTGGCCGAGGGGGATGCCGATGCACCCTGGGTGATGCCCCGGGATGAATGGGAATCCATCGCGCTCAATTATACCTCGGGCACCACAGGGCGGCCCAAGGGCGTGGTGTATCACCATCGCGGCGCCTATCTGATCACCCTTGGCACGCCGATTTCCTGGCGGATGACCCTTTACCCCCGCTATCTGACCATCGTGCCGCTGTTTCACTGCAACAACTGGTGCCATGTCTGGGCCATGCCCGCCCTTGGCGGCACCACGATCTGCTGCCGCGAGATCACCGCCCGCACCATCTATGACGCCATCGCGGATGAGGGTGTGACCCATTTCGGCGGCGCACCCATTGTGCTCAACATGATCGTCAACGCCGATGATGCGGAGCGGCGCGATTTCTCCCATATGGTGGAGGTTTTCACCGCCGGTGCGCCGCCGCCCGCCGCCACATTGGCGGCGATCGAGACGATGGGTTTCCATGTCACCCAGGTCTATGGGCTGACCGAGGTCTATGGCCCGGCCACGGAATGCACCTGGCAGGATGGTCTCTGGGATGATCTGCCGCCAGACGACCGCGCCGCGATCAAGGCCCGTCAGGGCGTCGCCTTCCCCAATATGGACCATGTGACGGTGATGGATACCGACAGCATGACCCAGACCCCCATGGATGGCACCGCCCTGGGGGAGATTGTGATGCGCGGCAATGCGGTGATGAAAGGCTATTACAAAAACCCCCGGGCCACGGCAGAGGCGTTCAGGGGCGGGTATTTCCACACCGGCGACATCGCCATCCAACACCCCGACAGCTATGTGCAGATCGCCGACCGGGCGAAGGATATCATCATTTCCGGCGGCGAAAATGTCAGCTCGGTCGAGGTTGAAGGCGCCCTGATGCATCACCCCGCCGTCTCGCTTTGCGCTGTGGTTGCCAAAGCGGACGAGAAATGGGGCGAAGTGCCCTATGCCTTTGTCGAGTTGAAAGACGGCGCCAAAGCCACCGAGGCGGAACTGATCGCCTTCCTGCGCCAGCGTCTGGCCGGGTTCAAGACCCCGAAACATGTGGCTTTTATCGACTTGCCGAAAACCTCCACCGGCAAAATCCAGAAATTCGAGCTGCGGCAAAAGGCCAAAACCCTCTGA
- a CDS encoding ABC-F family ATP-binding cassette domain-containing protein, whose product MPCSIQLSNLFWSTPDGQPLFTDLTLQFGPGRTGLVGRNGVGKTTLLRLIEGKLTPQSGQITRDGPIAILRQEAQIPQGQTIADLFQVTDGLACLARAGAGRASADDLATADWTLPARIETALGRFGLDTGPETALSTLSGGQQTRARLAALIFADPAFLLLDEPTNTLDQDGRAAVIALLQGWQAGAIVVSHDRDLLDNMDRITELTSLGATSYGGNYSAYQAQKARELTAARQHLDRARRQIDETARKRQVTVERKARRDRAGRAKRAKGDMPKITANSARDRSERTTASLSRTGQKLHSEAETALRDATARVERLTELTVSLPETGLANGQTVLRAVGLTGGFDPARPLIRDLSLHITGPERVALTGANGAGKSTLLNLLTGRLQPVSGTVTILPDHAMLDQHVGLLDPALSLRDNFHLLTPDADDKTCRAALARFGFRAESALCPTATLSGGQMLRAGLACVLGAPRPPRLLILDEPTNHLDLEAIAAMEDGLTAYDGALLVVSHDHRFLRHIGITRHLTLPRQL is encoded by the coding sequence ATGCCTTGCTCGATCCAGCTTTCAAACCTCTTCTGGTCCACCCCTGACGGCCAGCCGCTTTTCACCGATCTCACATTGCAGTTCGGCCCGGGCCGCACCGGGCTTGTGGGCCGGAATGGCGTTGGCAAAACCACGCTTCTGCGCCTGATCGAAGGGAAACTGACCCCGCAATCGGGCCAGATCACCCGGGACGGGCCTATCGCCATTCTCAGGCAGGAGGCGCAGATCCCGCAGGGCCAGACCATTGCCGATCTGTTTCAGGTCACCGACGGGCTGGCCTGTCTGGCCCGGGCCGGGGCAGGCCGGGCCAGCGCCGATGATCTGGCCACCGCAGACTGGACCCTGCCCGCCCGGATCGAAACCGCGCTTGGCCGGTTCGGGCTCGACACCGGGCCCGAGACAGCCCTCAGCACCCTTTCGGGCGGGCAGCAGACCCGGGCGCGGCTGGCCGCACTGATCTTTGCGGACCCTGCCTTCCTGCTGCTGGACGAGCCGACCAACACCCTTGATCAGGACGGGCGCGCGGCCGTGATCGCCCTGTTGCAGGGCTGGCAGGCCGGGGCCATCGTCGTCAGCCATGACCGCGATCTGCTGGACAATATGGACCGGATCACCGAACTGACCAGCCTTGGCGCAACCAGCTATGGCGGCAATTACAGCGCTTACCAGGCGCAGAAAGCCCGGGAGCTGACTGCAGCCCGCCAACATCTGGACCGGGCCAGACGCCAGATCGACGAGACCGCCCGCAAACGACAGGTCACGGTGGAACGGAAAGCCCGCAGGGATCGGGCAGGCCGGGCCAAACGCGCCAAGGGGGATATGCCGAAAATAACCGCCAATAGCGCGCGGGACCGCAGCGAACGCACCACGGCCAGCCTGTCACGGACGGGGCAGAAGCTGCACAGCGAGGCCGAAACGGCGCTGCGTGACGCCACGGCCCGGGTCGAACGCCTGACAGAACTGACCGTTTCCCTGCCGGAAACCGGGCTTGCCAATGGTCAGACCGTGCTGCGGGCCGTCGGGCTGACCGGCGGCTTTGACCCCGCCCGCCCGCTGATCCGCGATCTGTCGCTGCATATCACCGGGCCGGAACGGGTTGCCCTGACCGGGGCGAATGGCGCGGGCAAATCCACCTTGCTCAACCTGCTCACCGGTCGGTTGCAACCAGTCTCCGGTACGGTCACGATCCTGCCGGATCATGCGATGCTTGATCAGCATGTGGGCCTGCTCGACCCCGCCCTGTCGCTACGCGACAATTTCCATCTGCTGACCCCGGATGCCGATGACAAGACCTGCCGCGCGGCGCTGGCACGGTTCGGGTTCCGGGCCGAAAGCGCTCTTTGCCCGACCGCCACGCTCAGCGGCGGGCAGATGCTGCGTGCGGGGCTGGCCTGCGTGCTTGGCGCCCCCAGACCACCCCGCCTTCTGATCCTGGATGAACCCACCAATCATCTTGATCTTGAGGCCATCGCGGCAATGGAGGACGGGCTGACCGCTTATGACGGGGCGCTTCTGGTGGTCAGCCATGATCACCGCTTTCTGCGCCATATCGGGATCACCAGGCACCTCACCCTGCCCCGTCAGCTTTGA